The stretch of DNA gagGAGGGGCGGGGGCGGCCCGCCTCCAAACCCGCATGGCCGCAGCCTGCCCCCCCCTTCCCAAAATTATTGCCCCCCCGCTTCCTCAACGTCGCCTGCTGGCGGCCGAGGCGGCACCTGCCGTTGGGGGAGACCAAGCGCCAGCATcccgcccccccaccccctggtGTCCCCAGACCCCCCTCACAACACGGCTCCGGCACCCCGGGGAGacggggggggagcagggggcaaGTCACTTCTCGACGACACGGAGGGGAGATGGAGGAAAAGGGGGGGGCTGGCCCCCATCCCGAGTAAAGAGAGCAAAAAGTGAACACTTCCCCCCCGCATGCCCAGACCCCCGGGGCTACCCCCACAACCCCCTAGACGGCAGCTAGCGCCGCGTCTCtctaaagaataaataaataaataaataaatgtatatctATAAAAGTTTCTGCGCCGTGTCTTTTGGGGGAAGGCAGGACCAGCCCCCCCGGGAGACGGGGTCCGgtccacgccccccccccccccaaaaaaaaaaaaaaaaaaaaaaagagagagagagagaaaagaagatgcttttatgcttttgctttgctttgctttgcccccccccagaggAGCCCCCGAGGAGCGCGGTGCTGCCGCCGGGGGGCTCCGAGCGGGTGGCGCTGATGTCACGGTGCCCGCACACGCACACGGGTCCCCCCCCGGGTCCCTCCCGGGCCTCCCCCGGGCCCCACGTCACGCGTGCCACCGGTATAAAGCCCGTGCCGCGATTTCCATGGCCGAGCGCAGTCGGGTGCCGGCAGGCAGCGCCGCTCCGCGCCCGTCGGCCGCCGCGACccgcggggaggcggcggccgaggaggaggaggaagaagaggaagaggaggagggggggggaggatgcTGCGCGCCTTGGTGGCGGTGTCCCTGTGGCTGCGGGTTAGCCCGCGGGCGCAGGGCGCGCCGTGCGAGGCGGTGCGCATCCCCATGTGCCGCCCCATGCCCTGGAACATCACCCGCATGCCCAACCACCTCCACCACAGCACCCAGGAGAACGCCGTCCTGGCCATCGAGCAGTACGAGGAGCTGGTGGGCACCGGCTGCAGCCCggtcctttccttcttcctctgcgCCATGTACGCCCCCATCTGCACGCTGGAGTTCCTCTACGACCCCATCAAGCCCTGCCGCTCCGTCTGCCAGCGCGCCCGCGACGGCTGCGAGCCCATCATGCGCCGCTACAACCACAGCTGGCCAGACAGCCTGGCCTGCGACGACCTCCCCGTCTACGACCGAGGCGTCTGCATCTCCCCCGAGGCCATCGTCACCGACCTGCCCGAGGGTGAGCCACCCCCTGCCCCGCCGGTGCCCCCCGAGCATCCCCCCCGAGCATTCCCCCGAGCCACGGCTCCGCTGCCCTCTGTTTGCAGATGGGAAGTGGACGGACTTCACGCAGGGCGTGCTGGTGCCCGACGGACCCCCGCAGCCCGAGTGCAGGAGCCGAGGCCAGGGTGAGCCTGggcctccccatgtccccctccCCTCTGCCAGACCTGCTCCTGCACCCCTTAACCGCttccccttctcttcctccGAAGAGCGATGCAGGTGCAAAAAGACAAAGCCCACGCTGGCAACCTACCTGGCCAAGAACTACAGCTACAGTAAGTCTGGGAGGGTTTTCCCCACTTTCTTTCGCCCCCTCTGTGCCCCGCCACATGCTTGCCCCCTCTGCCAGGTCCCATCCGAAAACCTAAGGGTGCCTGGGCTTCCCCTTCCAAACCCAAGCACGTAGCGTTTTTCCGAGGGAAGTGTCAGTAGTGTGCACTGGGATCGACAGGTCGCCCTGCAGAAACTGTTCTTGCTACTGTAATGGTCACTAGTGAACGCAGCCACAGCTAATGTAAGCCTGGCGATGTGCTGTTGGCCAGCTCCTGTTTTTGTCTGGCAGGTGGGATAAACAGAGGTTTTTCACCTAAATAAAGCTCGTAAGCGTGCATGAGACCAAAAGAAGGTAAAACTTTGTGATTTACAAATTTGTGTATCCTTTTGCTCGCCACCAGAGCTTCAGCTGGTTGGGAACTGTCACAGATTAATTGAATTCAGTGACAATTGGCACCAGCCTGGCAAGGAGTTGGCCCATAGTTTTTATGTTGCATGACAGAAAACTTTTTTATGTTGCAAGATATATTGGCGATACAAGTAAGTATTCATCCTGTCCTCCCTACCCTCCCATCCCCACTGCCAGGTTTTCTGATGATAAGAGTCTGGAAGAATGGTAGCTAACATCTGATAAACACCGGATTAAATATCTGCAATGTCAATAGAAAAATCCTTATTAACCATTAATTTAACATGCAATACAACAGTCTTTTGCACTGTATGGGCTTTTTCTCAGAGAGAAGCTGTTTCTTCAAGGGAAGTACTATATTTTTTTGCAATAGGAATATTATACCCAGTCAATTCCTGTTTGTCTGATATCAAATGAAAGTAAGTTTTTAGTTATTTGCTTCTTTGTTagtacctggaaaaaaaaatccaaatcagTTTCATGGGACTAAGCAAACTGAGCATTTAACTTAGAAAGGAGATTATATACTTTCTTGTCAAGGCATTTTGGTAAATTTATGAGATATGTTCTTTTTATGTAATGCCTTAGTCCTTCTCAGTATGCCATAGGGATGTGTTCAGGTGGGAGAATTAACTTCCCCACCTGTCTGAAATACATGAGTAAAAAGTGCTATAAAATGACAgttcagaaatgaaatacagGTGTTAGCCACACAAATTCTGATTCCGGTGACTTCAGTGAAGTGTTGCTTGAATAAAAACTATGGGCTGGGATTCAAAATTTAGAAAGATTGAAGGATTTAATTCTGTTGAATTTGCAAAATCAAGATTTTGGTTTTGACTGGTAGATTTTTATTCAGCCTCCACTAAAATAATTAGATGTTCACACTGAAAAGGGATTGAGAAACAAGACAAGGGAGAACGagctgcaaataaaaaaaaacaaaatttcctgAAATCCTTTAAAGTAATATATATAGACAAATTGTATTTCTATCTGGTCAGAACTTTTTTTAGTTGTCAAAACTGAGAGCATCAGAGCTGATTACTGGCCCATAGCTATACCCTTAGGtataatttcaaaatgttttcataaatcaCTCCCTGCATCAAATATCTTTTATGCTAACAGTGCAAGGCCAATACTGGCATTcactgctgaaaagaaaattccACCTAAATTTCTTGAAAATACTATgggtaaacattttaaaaaataaaaccaaacgcGCCTGTTATGCAGGAGCTGAAATACTACTTGGCTTTAACCAGACTTGAAAATGGATGGTGAGTCTCTAAAACTgaaattctctttcttctttcacagaaGAATTTTGTGACTGATAATAGGACCCTTCTTATTTTGACATTTCCCAGAGACAAAGTCCCTCATGtaaaatttttgtttcatttctgtgaCCTGGTGCTCACCTCAGGACAGTGGCTGATACccccagggtgctgagggagtcACACAGTCGGTCAGGTGTCATCCTCAGAGCAATCTGCAGAGTTTCTTCTTCTTGTGGCTATGCAGA from Anas platyrhynchos isolate ZD024472 breed Pekin duck chromosome 2, IASCAAS_PekinDuck_T2T, whole genome shotgun sequence encodes:
- the SFRP4 gene encoding secreted frizzled-related protein 4 isoform X1; translation: MLRALVAVSLWLRVSPRAQGAPCEAVRIPMCRPMPWNITRMPNHLHHSTQENAVLAIEQYEELVGTGCSPVLSFFLCAMYAPICTLEFLYDPIKPCRSVCQRARDGCEPIMRRYNHSWPDSLACDDLPVYDRGVCISPEAIVTDLPEDGKWTDFTQGVLVPDGPPQPECRSRGQERCRCKKTKPTLATYLAKNYSYIIHAKVKSVEKGNCNEITTMVEVKDILKSSMPIPLSQVPLITNSSCQCPPLQLKQDVLIMCYEWRSRLMLLDGCLVEKWKDQLNKRFKRWEQRLQEQKLRMARSKNQNAGRSGRSGPPKPATKNTNPLVSGPKKATKPRNGQKEANAKKV
- the SFRP4 gene encoding secreted frizzled-related protein 4 isoform X2, with the protein product MLRALVAVSLWLRVSPRAQGAPCEAVRIPMCRPMPWNITRMPNHLHHSTQENAVLAIEQYEELVGTGCSPVLSFFLCAMYAPICTLEFLYDPIKPCRSVCQRARDGCEPIMRRYNHSWPDSLACDDLPVYDRGVCISPEAIVTDLPEERCRCKKTKPTLATYLAKNYSYIIHAKVKSVEKGNCNEITTMVEVKDILKSSMPIPLSQVPLITNSSCQCPPLQLKQDVLIMCYEWRSRLMLLDGCLVEKWKDQLNKRFKRWEQRLQEQKLRMARSKNQNAGRSGRSGPPKPATKNTNPLVSGPKKATKPRNGQKEANAKKV